The following are from one region of the Biomphalaria glabrata chromosome 12, xgBioGlab47.1, whole genome shotgun sequence genome:
- the LOC106068845 gene encoding peroxynitrite isomerase THAP4-like, whose protein sequence is MVLYCSAFGCRNSGLTPGIHFFHFPKDDTLRKQWIIKMRRENFTPSKFSVLCSEHFEESDLEPKCRPSFLRSLLMSEERIKSVRPRLLPGTVPSKFQYKLYTGTKSNFSKQDCTRPRKAFEKRERNRTLAEIGLATTSSKSTKAGPTLAQNTVPENKKDDEKQSAQDQDATIMDTLYSQVPENEMQVCMDQISVNTFEPQSTESHKTSNEVDLHLTIMDVTELQEAAKNACSISRTVTIDIEPKKVLMKSRKTQTTNFIPQESSTPKKRKIKDSNEYSDNLNSHNLSSLSSLSSASDSTFNDISLNDSNNYYNFSTDVKGHDPHKEKKYIIFETCLMQLFARCLICNVLNPEVTLFTSGTMVTAYGKCKKKLHLEMV, encoded by the exons atggttCTATACTGTAGCGCATTTGGCTGCAGAAACAGCGGCCTGACGCCTggcattcatttttttcatttccctaAGGATGATACATTGAGAAAACAATGGATAATTAAGATGAGAAGAGAAAATTTTACACCAAGTAAGTTCTCAGTTCTTTGCAGTGAGCACTTTGAGGAAAGTGACTTAGAGCCAAAATGTCGACCTTCTTTCCTAAGATCTTTGTTGATGTCTGAAGAAAGAATAAAATCTGTTCGTCCTAGATTGCTCCCAGGTACAGTGCCAAGTAAATTTCAATATAAGTTATACACTGGAACTAAATCCAATTTTTCAAAGCAAGATTGCACAAGACCCAGAAAAGCATTTGAAAAAAGAGAGCGCAATAGG ACTTTAGCAGAGATTGGTCTTGCAACAACCTCAAGTAAATCTACTAAAGCTGGACCTACCCTAGCACAAAACACTGTTCCTGAAAATAAAAAG GATGATGAAAAACAATCAGCACAAGATCAAGACGCAACAATAATGGACACTTTATATTCACAAGTACCG gaGAATGAAATGCAAGTATGTATGGATCAAATTTCTGTAAACACTTTTGAACCACAG AGCACTGAAAGTCACAAAACTTCAAATGAAGTAGATTTGCATTTAACTATTATGGACGTCACTGAGCTGCAG GAAGCAGCAAAAAATGCATGTTCAATAAGCCGAACTGTGACAATTGACATCGAACCCAAGAAAGTCCTCATGAAATCTAGAAAAACACAAACTACAAATTTCATCCCTCAAGAATCTTCAACACCAAAAAAGCGTAAGATTAAAGATAGCAATGAATACAGTGATAACCTTAATTCACATAATCTTAGCTCACTTTCATCCTTGTCATCAGCAAGTGATTCCACATTTAATGATATAAGTTTGAATGACAGCAATAATTATTACAATTTCAGTACTGATGTAAAAGGGCATGATCcacataaagagaaaaaatacatAATCTTTGAGACATGTTTAATGCAACTTTTTGCAAGATGTCTCATTTGCAATGTTTTAAATCCAGAAGTTACACTTTTCACTTCAGGGACAATGGTAACTGCTTAtgggaaatgtaaaaaaaaactgcaccTGGAAATGGTGTAG